The segment GAAAACTTTCCATAATAATCCTGAATTCCAACAGAATTAAAATGATTACCCACATAGAAATAATCCATAAAACCATTAAACCCGTGGTTTGTACCAAATAACGGGGTAAAAGAAAAGCTCGTTTCCATATCTTCAAAAGAATCAGTTCCCGAAATATATTCTGCTCCCACCCCTACTGTAAATGCTGAAGTAACCATATAATTGAGATTGCCTCCCACATACCAGCCCTGGATTTCCTGATTATTTCTTTTTCCGGTTTGACCATAAAGTGATATATCTCCCGACCATTTTTCAGAAATAAAGGAATAGTAGGATCCAAAAGTTTGTAAATACTGCGTTTTCCTCTCATCGGCAGCGGTTTCTGTTTCATAACCTGTGTTTAGAACCAACAGGCTAATCCCGGAATTTTTAGCAGCAAATCGATAAAGTGCCATTTGTAAATTTTTATAAGTGTTCACAAGGTAAGGAGCTTCATATAGATCTTCCCCATCCTCATTTAAACCAAGTGCCAGTTGGAATTCATGAGTACCGCCAGATGACAGATTAAAAAGCAAAGCATCATGACTCTGGCCCTGCTGCGCCCAATCAAGTCCTCCAAGAATTCGTTGATTATCATAAGCTAAAACCTGTCTTCCTAATCTTACAAATATGCCCGGCTGAATGTTATACTGCCCGAATGCTTCAAAAATAGCAATCCCATTCTTATCAGCCGTGGTGACAGTAGGAACATCACCCCATGTTCTCACATTCTGCATAGATAACTTCACACTAATTTTCTCCTCCTGGTATTGCAGGTTCAACCGCGATCGTTGAGAAATAAATCCAGCAGCCTCCTGTTCATTTTCCAGAAGCGTTTTAAACCCATTTCTGTATTCAAATCGAGGCCTTATTTGTATTCCGGCAGTAAATTCCTGAGCCTTGAGTATTGGAAAACTAAAGAAAAAAAGAATAAGTAAAGAAGTAGTTTTTTTCATTGCCTTAAGTGCGAAAATTTAAAGATGTAAAGCAAGTTTATTTTCATATCAATTATTATGATCCCTATCATATCTCCCCGTTTTCCTTATTAGTCACTGGCCAAAATACTCCTGTCACTCATACAGAAAATACCCGAAATTGGGTATTTTTTAACAGTCACATAATAATTAGGTTTAATCTTCAACTAACAACCTAAAATTATGAAAACTACTATTTCCAAATTGCTTTTTGTTTGCTTCTATCTCACGAGTTTCTCATTATTTTCCCAAAGATATATTGGCTATACTGCAGATAATTACAGCGGGGTACATGGTGTAATTTATAATCCGTCATCTGTAGTTGACTCCCGGTTAAGAAGTGATATTAATATTTTCTCTGTAAGTAGTTTTGCTGGAAGTGACTATTTCGCCATCGATCTTAACAGCATTCTTAAAGCTGAAGATGGTTTTAATATTGATGATGATGTAGTGAAAAGTCCCTTAAATGATAATAAATTTTTTGTCAATCTTGATGTTTTAGGACCTTCGGCAATGTTTAATCTCAATGCACGGAGTAGTCTGGCAATTACTACAAGAGTAAGAACGTTCTTCAACCTCAATAATATCAATGGAACCTTATATGAAAGTCTCACAAACAATTTTGATGAGGAAGACGATTTTGACTTTGAAATCAAGGATTTAACGGGTACGATGCACGTATGGGGAGAAATAGGACTTACATATGGGAGGATCCTGGTGGACGGTGGAAGTAATTTTTTGAAAGGCGGGCTAAGTCTAAAATATCTCCAGGGTGCAGGGACTCTTTTTACAAATGCTCCCTCAGTATCAGGGCAGTTTGATGCTACCAATGAAACACTTACCACTACCGGATCGCTTATGTATGGAACGAGTGAAGGTTTTGATAATCAAGATATAGAATTTAGTAATCTTAGCTCCGGAATTGGTGCTGATCTTGGTTTTACCT is part of the Antarcticibacterium sp. 1MA-6-2 genome and harbors:
- a CDS encoding alginate export family protein; protein product: MKKTTSLLILFFFSFPILKAQEFTAGIQIRPRFEYRNGFKTLLENEQEAAGFISQRSRLNLQYQEEKISVKLSMQNVRTWGDVPTVTTADKNGIAIFEAFGQYNIQPGIFVRLGRQVLAYDNQRILGGLDWAQQGQSHDALLFNLSSGGTHEFQLALGLNEDGEDLYEAPYLVNTYKNLQMALYRFAAKNSGISLLVLNTGYETETAADERKTQYLQTFGSYYSFISEKWSGDISLYGQTGKRNNQEIQGWYVGGNLNYMVTSAFTVGVGAEYISGTDSFEDMETSFSFTPLFGTNHGFNGFMDYFYVGNHFNSVGIQDYYGKFSFRLKNAELALVPHLFYTAAKLQEGINNLDPYLGTEIDVVGSHRISKSLTGSLGYSQMFGTNSLEFLKGGDADRIQNWAWVMISFHPEVFTVRKEGKEIIK
- a CDS encoding DUF5723 family protein — its product is MKTTISKLLFVCFYLTSFSLFSQRYIGYTADNYSGVHGVIYNPSSVVDSRLRSDINIFSVSSFAGSDYFAIDLNSILKAEDGFNIDDDVVKSPLNDNKFFVNLDVLGPSAMFNLNARSSLAITTRVRTFFNLNNINGTLYESLTNNFDEEDDFDFEIKDLTGTMHVWGEIGLTYGRILVDGGSNFLKGGLSLKYLQGAGTLFTNAPSVSGQFDATNETLTTTGSLMYGTSEGFDNQDIEFSNLSSGIGADLGFTYEYRPNISPDSLSRAKNKYNFKLGISITDIGSISYEGSTVNRYNLDQTLDTNKFRETNGEEDDLETILKENYEGTEEIVESKINLPTALHLLADYRFRNNFYISLQGSLSLVSEEEQQASRLLNTLTATPRLETRWFSFYLPLSIRQYDGFAMGAGFRLGPLMVGSGSAITNLISDSSRTTDVYVGLKFPFYQK